Proteins from a genomic interval of Alphaproteobacteria bacterium:
- a CDS encoding enoyl-CoA hydratase-related protein, giving the protein MSTTVTSEFADAIATITLNGPDEMNVLSIERARDLARAVTLAALDPEVRCVVLQGAGGNFCAGADVKWMLSKFELSDAERRFGAKQILNDLHQTTRTLRTMAKPVIASVEGAAAGGGFSIVMGCDMIVAAENAVFTMAYSNLGLCPDASGSYSLPRLVGVRKAIELAFLGEPIGAREALELGIVNRLVADAELATETAALAGRLAAGATYAYGKTKMLYYRSLASSYEEQLEAEGDAVTDCMISEDFREAVQAFVEKRPRMFVGR; this is encoded by the coding sequence ATGAGCACTACCGTGACCAGCGAATTCGCCGACGCCATCGCCACCATCACCCTGAACGGGCCCGACGAGATGAACGTGCTGTCGATCGAGCGCGCCCGCGACTTGGCCCGGGCCGTGACGCTTGCGGCCCTTGACCCGGAGGTGCGCTGCGTCGTGCTGCAGGGTGCCGGCGGCAATTTCTGCGCCGGAGCCGACGTCAAGTGGATGCTCTCCAAATTCGAGCTCTCGGATGCCGAGCGGCGTTTCGGTGCCAAACAAATCCTCAACGACCTGCACCAGACGACCCGCACGCTGCGCACCATGGCCAAGCCCGTAATCGCCAGCGTCGAGGGTGCGGCGGCCGGCGGCGGGTTCAGCATCGTGATGGGCTGCGATATGATCGTGGCCGCGGAAAACGCAGTATTTACAATGGCGTACAGTAACCTTGGCCTTTGTCCCGATGCCTCCGGCAGCTATTCGCTGCCGCGCCTGGTGGGGGTGCGCAAGGCCATCGAGCTGGCCTTCCTGGGCGAACCCATCGGCGCCCGCGAGGCCCTCGAGTTGGGCATCGTCAATCGCCTCGTGGCGGATGCCGAACTGGCCACCGAGACCGCCGCCCTGGCCGGCCGGCTGGCCGCCGGCGCCACTTACGCCTACGGCAAGACCAAGATGCTCTACTACCGTTCGTTGGCGTCGTCCTATGAGGAACAGCTCGAAGCCGAGGGCGATGCCGTCACCGACTGCATGATCTCGGAGGATTTTCGCGAGGCCGTGCAGGCCTTCGTGGAAAAGCGCCCGCGCATGTTTGTCGGACGCTGA
- a CDS encoding MoxR family ATPase codes for MSESLAQAAQSPGGPSDKIASVEAIVDGLGSVGYIASQQIATALFVAEHLQKPILVEGSAGVGKTELALSAAAWLELPLIRMQCYEGLDESKALYEWKYGKQLLYTQILKDKVGGTLADAPDLDAAMARLHGFGDLFFSEQFLEPRPLLKALRQEGGAVLLIDEVDKSDEEFEAFLLEVLSAFQVSIPEIGTVVATVPPLVFLTSNNVREMGDALKRRCLHLHIPLPDARLEQRIVASRVPDIEARLNRQLVEFVQLLRAEELKKLPSISETIDWARVLLLLHAEALEIGLVRDTMNVLLKFEQDIAAMAPRVPEMVRKTAEHLPG; via the coding sequence ATGTCCGAATCCCTGGCCCAGGCCGCACAGTCCCCTGGCGGCCCAAGCGACAAGATCGCTTCCGTCGAGGCCATCGTCGATGGCCTGGGCAGCGTCGGCTACATCGCCTCGCAGCAGATCGCCACGGCGCTTTTCGTCGCCGAGCACCTGCAGAAGCCGATCCTGGTCGAAGGCTCGGCCGGGGTGGGCAAGACAGAACTGGCGCTCTCGGCGGCGGCCTGGCTGGAGCTGCCACTGATCCGCATGCAGTGCTACGAAGGCCTCGACGAATCCAAGGCGCTATACGAATGGAAGTACGGCAAGCAGTTGCTGTACACCCAAATCCTCAAGGACAAGGTGGGTGGCACCCTGGCCGATGCCCCCGACCTCGATGCCGCCATGGCCCGGCTGCACGGCTTTGGCGATCTGTTTTTCTCGGAGCAGTTTCTCGAGCCCCGGCCGCTCTTGAAGGCGTTGCGCCAAGAGGGCGGCGCGGTGCTGTTGATCGACGAGGTCGACAAGTCCGACGAGGAGTTCGAGGCCTTTTTGCTGGAAGTGCTGTCGGCCTTCCAGGTCTCGATCCCCGAGATCGGCACCGTCGTCGCCACCGTGCCGCCGCTGGTCTTTCTCACCTCCAACAACGTGCGCGAAATGGGCGATGCCCTGAAGCGGCGCTGTCTGCACCTGCACATTCCGCTACCCGATGCCCGCCTCGAACAACGCATCGTGGCCTCGCGGGTGCCCGACATCGAGGCGCGGCTCAACCGCCAGCTGGTCGAGTTCGTACAGTTGCTCAGGGCCGAGGAACTCAAGAAACTGCCCTCGATCTCCGAGACCATCGACTGGGCCCGGGTGCTGCTGCTGCTGCATGCCGAGGCCCTGGAGATCGGCCTGGTGCGCGACACCATGAACGTGCTGCTGAAATTCGAACAAGACATCGCCGCCATGGCGCCCCGTGTTCCGGAGATGGTGCGCAAGACGGCGGAGCACTTGCCGGGCTGA
- a CDS encoding VWA domain-containing protein, with product MQQTIENFLRALRAADIRVSPAEAIDAHRTIDVVGYGQRQLLKDALCVTLAKTADEVGRYEECFDLFFSRDEFRADADGEAGAGTEGEGLSEAEAEMLADQALAQMVMGGDGEGLAREMDRAANQVGVSNIQSFIQRGNFARRILDQMGLRDLERLIAELNRRGDEAAAELVERLEAGRRMLLDEAREFVERQFELYARNAGQNLRQEFLAETRLSAVEQRDFEVMHRLVRRLAKRLATRYSRRRHRARRGRLDVRRTLRRSMAHDGIPFETVWKQIKIERPRIVVLCDVSRSVAAAARFLLLFLYSLNEVIAELHAFAFSDRLIDVSEIMETENVETAIPAVLEEIGYRSTDYGQALVDFCDLHLERLDRRTTVIVLGDGRSNFTDPRLDLMRTLHDRSKAVIWLNPEPEGFWGLGDSEMHRYRRFCHVARTCNTVQHLEDVIDGVLKSYMRG from the coding sequence GTGCAGCAGACCATCGAAAACTTCCTGCGTGCGCTGAGGGCGGCCGACATCCGGGTTTCGCCGGCCGAGGCCATCGATGCCCACCGCACCATCGACGTGGTCGGATATGGCCAGCGCCAGCTGCTCAAGGACGCGCTCTGCGTCACCCTGGCCAAGACGGCGGACGAGGTCGGGCGCTATGAGGAATGCTTCGATCTTTTCTTCAGCCGCGACGAGTTTCGCGCCGACGCTGACGGTGAAGCCGGGGCCGGAACCGAGGGCGAGGGGCTAAGCGAAGCCGAAGCGGAAATGCTGGCCGACCAGGCCCTGGCGCAGATGGTCATGGGGGGCGACGGCGAGGGCCTGGCGCGGGAGATGGACCGGGCTGCCAACCAGGTCGGTGTGAGCAATATCCAGTCTTTCATCCAGCGCGGCAACTTTGCCCGGCGCATCCTCGACCAGATGGGATTGCGCGATCTGGAGCGGCTGATCGCCGAGCTCAACCGCCGGGGCGACGAGGCCGCGGCGGAACTGGTCGAGCGCCTGGAGGCCGGACGGCGCATGCTGCTCGACGAGGCGCGCGAGTTCGTCGAACGCCAGTTCGAGCTCTATGCCCGCAATGCCGGCCAGAACCTGCGCCAGGAATTTCTCGCCGAGACCCGGCTCTCGGCCGTCGAACAACGCGATTTCGAGGTCATGCACCGCCTGGTGCGCAGGCTGGCCAAGCGCCTGGCCACGCGCTACAGCCGGCGCCGCCACCGGGCCCGGCGCGGCCGCCTCGACGTACGCCGTACGCTGCGCCGCTCCATGGCGCATGACGGCATTCCCTTCGAGACGGTGTGGAAGCAGATCAAGATCGAACGCCCCCGCATCGTCGTCTTGTGCGACGTCTCGCGCTCGGTGGCGGCGGCGGCGCGGTTCCTGCTCTTGTTCCTCTACAGCCTCAACGAGGTCATCGCCGAGCTCCATGCCTTCGCCTTCTCCGACCGCTTGATCGACGTGAGCGAGATCATGGAAACGGAAAACGTCGAGACCGCCATTCCGGCGGTGCTTGAAGAGATCGGCTATCGTTCAACGGATTACGGCCAGGCCCTGGTCGATTTCTGCGACCTCCACCTCGAGCGGCTGGACCGGCGAACGACCGTGATCGTATTGGGCGACGGGCGCTCCAACTTCACCGATCCCCGCCTCGACCTGATGCGCACGTTGCATGACCGGAGTAAAGCCGTGATCTGGCTTAACCCCGAGCCCGAGGGTTTCTGGGGGCTGGGCGATTCCGAGATGCACCGCTATCGCCGCTTCTGCCACGTCGCCCGCACCTGCAACACCGTGCAGCACCTGGAAGACGTCATCGACGGCGTGCTCAAGAGCTACATGCGGGGCTAG